The Aedes albopictus strain Foshan chromosome 2, AalbF5, whole genome shotgun sequence region AAGATTACGGAGcgtgaaaattaaattttcgaaCTCTGCTAACAGTGTCGTCTGCCACTGCTCCGGATGATCTCTCTTTTGAGATATTCTGGGGTAATTGGTGATTTTATCGATCCAGGTCACGCAGGGCTGGATATTTGGAGTTGTTGTAAGTCGATAATttttttgatctttttttttctgtgaaattGTGTCTGTGATTCGAAAGGCCATAATAAAGCAATAGAACCAGCGTCAAAGGAGAGGTTTGAAACCTCCGGGTGATTGTGCAAGAAGTAGGAAAAGTCAGTGTACAGCGCAAGAGAAAACTTTCTATGAACAGTGCAGAAGAAGGGGAAGAAGTGAACAAGGGAGAGAGACTAACAACACAGCGAGAAAAAGTAGAACGTAAACAAAAACATAAAAACCATAATAACACAAAGAAAGGGTCTAAGCTCTTGTGTTTTTGTGCATCTGCGGGATAGATAACAAACAAAAGAAACAACAAATAGGATCGTCAAACACGAGAGACGAGAGAACGAAACAACGTGGTGTGCGTGAGTTGGAGAAACGAAGCTTTGACGACGGTGCCATCTAGTAGGCAGTGGGTGGCATTAgtccatttttttttgtcatcGCAGGTGGAGTTTTGACGTTTGGACACACCAATACATCCGAATTGGAGCAAGGTCGTTTCGTTCCTGGAAAACAGatagtgagctcgtttcatatgcAGTTTTTGGTGCGTGTGTGCGCGAGATTGGAATTGCATCTCGTGAGTAGAACCAATTTCAAACTCGGGAAGGAAGAAGAAGCGTCCAATCAAAGCAGTGTGTAAAGTTACTACTAGTACAGTTACATGCGCGTATTCGTGCGTAACTTCTATGGTGCAGTTGTTTGTGGAGTAAACACCAATACCATCGAACGCTGATCAGCTGTGAAGTAGTAGAGTGTGTATATTTTTCTAGCTGCCAGGCCAGCAGTCAGTGTAGATCGCAGTAACCGTGGACGTCGTTGTCGCAATTTCTGTCATCAGAAGCGTAGTATTTTCAACACAGCGTTAGAAGCAGCCAGCGAAGGGAAATAGGAGGAGTAAAATCAGCAGCAGTTTAGCACAGCGAGCTGCAGTAGCAAACAACTCGCAATAGAGGTATAGTATTAGTAACAAGAGCAAAAGTATTATTGCATATGGCTGCAGTAGGAGCAATTGATACCTCTCTGTCTTTATTTTCGTTGTTTTGATCATCGCGACGTTTTAGAAAGTGACGGGACGGATCGAGTAAAAGTAGCCTACTACGCGTATTCACGACGGGGACTACGGTCTGGGATTTCATCTTCTTTTGCTGTTGAGGTAAGTAGGCTTTGCCATTTTCCTAGTTTCCACCTTGCTAGCCCAAATGTTATCCGAAAAGGCCAAACCCCGGAAATCGAAACCGAGAATGGGGGCCATTTTTGCATTATTATGCTCCGATGTGGTGCAATTTTTCACTTTTGCTTTTGCATTGTCTATTCGCGAAGGTCTGACcgtctgacgacgacgacgtcgcttGGCACCAGCACATAATCGACCGACCTGtgtaaatcgatttttagttAGATTTGTCGAACTCGGAGTCTAAAGGAATGAGTTGGATTTTTCCTCCTTCCGAAATTGCATTAGGTGTGATGCATTGCACAAAGTGCATAATTTTTTGCCTCTTGATGTCTGCTTGTCTGTCGGTTGTTGTTGCTAGCTTATCATCTGCTCTCCTATTCCCATCATCCTTGAGGCGATGCGTTCGGAGTCGTCGTTTgggaagggaacgttcaaaaattacgtccaacatttgggggagggggggggggggggtctagaaaagtgtgacagtacgtgtattgggtatagggaaattgcgtgacagaggggggagggggggtctagaaatcccgaaaaacgatggacgtaatttttgaatcttcccgaaGCTCTTTGTCTGTCTCGACTCTCGAACGTCGACGAACTATAGTCTCGCAGACCGCAGTTCAGTAGTCAGTATCGTAGTGCAAGGGCGAGACTGCGTCTATCTGCCTTGGAGTTGTTGTTACATTTGCTCAGCGATTAAATGAACATTAAAAGTATTAGTATTAAGCTCATCTATCGAAAAGACTTGTTTTGATCAGAAGGTTGTTTACTTAAGAAGTACAGTCAACCCTAACTTATACATATAAGggtttgtccataaactacgtagactcgaaagggggagggggggtccatacaaatttcgaaatttttgtgtgaacaaaagtctacgagggggttcTCAAATGGCCAAAAGTGtatctatgtagtttatggacagcgcctaatattGAATTGGAAAAACTAGTACAGTTTCAGGTGTCATTACTTGATTTTTTGATTGCTCGAATTTACTGCATCCTGCTCTTGCCCTTTCGTAagcaaatgggtaagagcaggatgaaGCAACTTTGaccatgttcaacctacttcattgaacaggactacaggtatacctcgatttagtggaccctcgattatatagaccctcgattttatgtacttcgatttcatgtacattagggtggcccacacttatatgaaaaacaaaaatttcaaaaaatgtcaagtcttacctcctaaatctgttgttttggactcccagaagctgcgttcaaaatttgagcaaaatcggttgagcctaagggggcgctcaaatcgcttgaagtttgtatgggaaaacttggccaaatgtatgcagaaattttaagttttcgaattttgccgctaggtgacgctgtaagcgttcaataatcaaaccctttggcattattgtaggtgactatatgccaaacaacagtccgcgaagtgatccgacggctgtgaaaaaagttataccctaggcaaggtGAGGCAAAgttttgagatttcattattgatattattcctttacatgtattggaaaaataacaataaagtttatccccATTTTACCTAGGGTATATTTTTTTTcccagacgttggatcactttgcggtcttcgacaaagttgtttggcatatagtcatctacaataataccaaagggtttgattattgaacgctaacagcgccacctagcggcaaaattcgaaaacttaaaatttctgcatacatttggccaagttttcccatacaaacttcaagcgatttgagcgcccccttaggctcaaccgattttgctcaaattttgaacgtagcttctgggagtccaaaacaactgattgaggaggtaagacttggcattttccgaaatttttgtttttcatataagtgtgggccaccttaatgtacatacattttacctcgattttatgtacattttttcaaTGTTAAAATttctatgcaattcagtatcataattttaattttataataCTCATTTCAATATCATAATGCCCTACGtttccgcactggttcattatgcaacacaaacgagttgcataatgaaaaatagttgcataatgtttattgtgcaactcatttgggttgcattatgaacattatgcaactcaaatgagtgctataatgaaaaaatcattgcataaaattttgtattcaactcgttgcaaaactcgctttttttcagcactcttcttatttattcaactcggcaagcctcgttgaataaatgtacgactcttgctgaaaaaatcatctttttgcaactcgttgcataaataactattaatatACAATCAGTTAAAAACTTACAGTTTGCATTATGATGTTTTAtattgcaggggttttcagcattttgacacgtggagcacttcatatcaataaattgttttgttgaGCACCTATAATAGCGCTTAGTTTCATTTATTCaccttaatctcatacttccctttttgacttaattttttataaatatctttcGCTTTGTCGCAATGTTCTTTTAGTTTTAGTAGTACAAGCTTACCTTTCGATAAAAGTTCTATATGTGACTTTTTAGTGCCGACTGCTCGCCTTATAATAACTAAAACTTAAAACAAGTAATGATAAACAGATTCTTAAATAATTATAACATTGCAGAACGCCATTAATTTAGAAATAGCAGCGCGTAATCAATCGTTTTATCAACGGAGTACACAAGTGATgtcgcaaaatttcaaataatcgattTATCTGTAATCGATTATGCATATGTCTTGTCGATTACCGGTATCGATTATTCGGCTATAATTAATCGATTAGTCCTAATAATCGATTATATTTTCATAGTGTTTTCTCCAAATCTTAACACAGTATAATATATATGCAACGAATAGCCGCGATTTAGCTGTATTTACCTGATTCAGAAGCACGAGGAATAGATAGGACAGGCATCCTTTAGGAGGACATGTCCCCTTTTTTTCCTTCCATGTTCTACTGTCCTCCCTCAGGCCTTGAATGTCTTCCTTTACCGATTAACCGACGCTTTATTAATGGTTTCTGATAACTGGATTTAAATATTTAAATACATTAAAACAATGATTGAAACACTAAACTTTTTCGTAGATTctaaaatttaggaaaaaaaaatccctagtatTGCTACTGTTAAAGCAAAACTTCCGCTACGCAACTGTGATCGACTAAGTGAAATGCTAAAACGAAAATCTAGCGACTGGACTTCGAACCTCGACGCCCTTGGGTATTCTTCGATGATTTAGAATTTAGATATTAACACTGCGACAGTTATATTTAAAAGAGATCTATTTCATATTCGTGAGtatcttaggggctgttcataaaccacgtagactaaaatttggccatctcagaccccccctcccccctcgtagacatttgtccatacaaaaattttgaaatttgtatggagcgtagactttggtcagaccccccccccctccccccaaaaagtctacgtggtttatgaacggccccttatatACTAAATAGTAAACAATACAATTAGTTGAAAGTATTGGTATTCTTTAGTATTCAAGTTCAACCTTCACAAACCAAATATTATTATTGCTATAAAAAGAGATTAGACCAATTTCTAACAAGATTTTTCCATAAACAGCTactaaatttctcaagaaaccgaTGCTTGAAACAATTTCAACAGCGTCGTGAGGAGTGTTTTTGAaattagttgaaaatgttcaggatgctcgaTTTTGAACCAGGATTGATTTAATTTTCTCAAAGTACTGAGTTTGAATTTTCTCCATTTTTCCTTCAACTGGATTCCGAAAAGTATTTGAAATTGTGTTGAGTGTGgataattttccaaaatattgaaaatatgaatttgcggtgcaagttaagggaaggatgaaacatgatcgatgagatttaaATTatcttatgacaactaaaataccgtgtcattaattggctcggtagcttagttggaaaagcacttgtctagcgaataagggtcgtgagttcaaatctcacctgagctgtggatttttttcggaatttcactaataatttgtCCATCTTTttcatgtatatatatatatatatatatatatatatatatatatatatatatatatatatatatatatatatatatatatatatatatatatatatatatatatatatatacagggtgttaggttcctgagtgcaaactttttaaagggtgatagaggaccataaatggagaaaaaaattgttctacgcatatggtcaaatctcaaccgttacgtagttattgaacttcccatgtttatgactctttttgccttaactgacaataacttgaaaatggtcaaacttatcgaagcttttttacccttattcgaaagattattgaattttctaacaaatggcatctttgaatcgattggtttagttaaataactaagttttctagagcaaaatagctaaaaatagtgaatttttattggtttttgtcaattatctttgaaatatgcgtaataaattaaatttctttcttcggcaaagttttggctcctgttacactctacaattcgttctttgacactaaacttctagctcttatcgttttcttgcaattttgatttaaatatgcggcacaatgcgcaaaaaagtgctttccatgacagttgcaaatttatgatctgaaatgcgatgttaaaatcaaaattgcaacaaaacggtaagagatagaagtttggtgtcaaagaacaaattgtagagtgtaacaggagccaaaactttgccgaagaaagaattttaatttattacgcatgtttcaaagataattgacaaaaaccaataaaaattcactatttttagctattttgctctagaaaacttagttatttaactaaaccaatcgattcaaagatgccatttgttagaaaattcaataatctttcgaataagggtaaaaaagcttcgataagtttgactattttcaagttattgccagttagggTAAtgagagtcataaacatgggaagttcaataactacgtaacgattgagatttgaccatatgcgtagaacaatttttgtctccatttatggtcctctatcaccctttaaaaagtttgcactcaggaacctaacaccctgtatatatatatatatatatatataaatatatatatatatatatatatatatatatatatatatatatatatatatatatatatatatatatatatatagttcATTAAAATATCATAAATTGAACATGTTCcgaaaattttggaaatgtgtGCATGAGTGAGTAAGCAACAGACCGCCAGCAGAAGaacgcactaaggggattcaagTGGCCAacaatcgaaaattgactttattcaatttgagattcaggttcggtagttgaaagtagaccacttgggccagtaaaccctagaatattagtttgaaaattcctaaacttatcaagatattggcagcagaatgagaccattgccaataTTTGGTAAAACTAATGAAATCTTcaacttcgcatatcttcggcttaaatgaTAAATGTTAAACTTATAaggtagtttctaaaagcttgcttataaacctttcgaatgacgtatcagacgtagaaatgttgattTTAAAACTGttaaatgatgccacattaaaaatatcaaatttttcccatacaaaccgttccatacaaaaaagtttcgctgagtttTGCTTCGGGATTACTTCTATGTCGTTGTTTAGGATCcttgggagacattgaaatcaaatttagctgctactagctgctattctgcaattccctgggcaaaggcacaaccttgtgatcagcttgattgctgtcaggtcgcggggcttaaatgtatctttactctacagagaaagatgcacactcgtggtgccaacaagaaccgatacttttcgtgatctAACAAAGAAGCGTCACGgttcttttttgttgttttttgatatatttgatttctatttgcagGAAGGAAGTTGATACTCAATTTGTCCTTctatttttgaatttattattaACCAAGCTTTCAATATTGAAGACAACAAGaacaagaatcacaagaagaactAGCATAAACGGTTCACTGAAAATCAAGCACCATATCGCCAAGTTTgttcattttgtgtgaaaatacgcaaaggtaaataacgttgaccatttaactaacaacCCATTCTTTCACAGCTAAATacgcaaaatcaatctcccacctttcctcatccttaaggccacgcaaaacttaaaagccgcatggctaaagaggttgcaatgcctactcccaaattccacggtgtattatggacaatgtgagctcttggacttgcattggagacttggccccttgacccccttgtgcatcaataaaataaaataaaataaaataaagaccGAAGGCCGaataattcccaaaagaaatttccgaatatatttccaaaggaatcgacatatatttttggccacccgtttgtatggagccgccccatagtgcgttgataatagcagaatagcagaaattCCATACATTGAAAGCTAAAAATCTGCCAATGACCGGTGagatttttttacgacgttttttgaaataacgcggttttttacgcggtaccatcaccgtcttaaaaaaaaacttcagtgcaaCTGAGACCGATACATAGCAGCACTGATCCCTTCACAAACTTTTGTACCCTCCAATACGTAACCGAACAATGTTTTAGCAAGTTTTGTATGTCATAGATAATGTCTATTATTTTCTATAATCACTCAAACAAATATGAAAATAACAAATGTTTTGTATTCTCCATTTTTTCCCATCAGCTTGAATGTTAAAACGAACTCAAAATTGCTTACGTTCGGGAGACGCACGGCTCTTCTGCAAGGTCCTCCTCGTCCTCAGAAGAAGACCTCAATGAACGACGAGCAACGGTACCGAGCACGAGCAGCAGCACGAGCCACCATCATCCGCAccacagccagcagcagcagcaacagcagaatCAACCAAGTCAGCGCCAGAATCACCAATCGCCTTCGAAGCGCCTGCGTCCCTCGACCTCATCCGGGTCCCATTCCTCGCCATCGTCGTCTTCATCCCCGTCATCATCCGCAGCAGTAAATCCGCAACGTAGCCAGACCCAGTCGTTCGGTGCGAGGCCAGATTCGGAAGTGGATCACAAGGAGGACAAACTGAGCCGGCGGCAGCACCGACATCGAGAGCACCGAGAAGACCAGGACAAGGAAAAATCCAACcaccaccaacagcagcagcgtAGAAAGTCCCAGCGGCGCCGGAAGCACTCCCTCACCCCCGAGGAGGAAGCGGGTAAACCGGGTCGAGGTGAGTTGCAGAACAAGGCTAGCATAATGTTGTAATAGATAACATATTCTGAAGTCATGTCATTAAACAATTGTGCTGCCCATAACGGCATATTtgtaattgtaacatttgcattttttgctGATATTGACAAAGACCTAAATGATGGTATCCAAAGAGGGCCGTCATTTGTCAAGttatggcgatttttcaaagattgACATGAAAACGAATTTTCAAGCTTCAAATAACGTTTTCTCAAGTCCTCCTTTTTataggactgttatgcgaatgggggcagtattAGATGATGAATTCTAAATACTCATTTGCAATTCTCTTTCAGCCGGAAAGTCCCTCCCAGGGGACGCCGACAGGGGAGAAGGGCTCGAGGAcaaagaggaggaggaggaatcCTTTGCCAGTCCGCAGAGCAAAAGACGAAAAATGTTGAACGACAACAACAATCTGAACGGGACGATGCCCACTGCCTCCCCGATGGATTCATCGACCTCGTACGACATGAATggccacaacaacaacaacggtcaACAGCAGGACGGCGGTGAGATCAACAACGACGTTGTGGCCACCAACGGGGAATCCTCCGCCCACCGAAAAGTGGTTAAGCTCGATAAGACTAACCAGGAGATTGTCCGGCTGATCGGACAGCACCTGAAAAACATTGGACTGGAGAGAAGCGCTGAGGCTCTGATGCAGGAATCCGGCTGTTGTCTGGAGCATCCGTCTGCGACGAAATTCCGCAAGCACGTCCTGTCCGGCGACTGGACCAAGGCCGATCACGATCTCCAAGAACTGCAGACCATGGTCGATCCGAAGGCGGATCGGGCCGGAATGAGCGAAATGAAGTTTCTGCTGCTGGAGCAGAAGTacttggaatttctcgaggagggCCGGCCCATTGATGCTTTGCATGTGCTCCGCAATGAGTTGACTCCGTTACAACACAATACACCCCGGGTCCATCAGCTGTCGTCGTACATGATGTGCACCAACAATCAGGTGAGAGTCGATCCTAAAGGAgaactttgaatattttttttttatctttcccAAAATTCAAATAACATTATATACtacttaccttgataccttgatgGCTACAGCGTAACTTTACTTCGGAGCCAAACGTATAGTAGAGTTCCATCTTTGTCCGTCTTggacgatgttcctccagtttcccccgAACGATTAGGGTCTCCATGTCTTCGTTAACCGCGTGCAAGTGGCTACGTAAAAAGCCCTATTTGCAGCCGCAGCtacaatacatacatacatacatttattttctcaacatcacatttaagataagatataatcaacaatagtacgctacAATGCATACGGTTTatagctgccgctctccatcctcggtcactccCAATGCTCgcaaggtcacgctccacctggtccgcccatcgtgctctctgcgctccacgccttcttgtaccaaccggatcagttgcaaacatcaactttgcagggtttgtccggcattcttacaacataccctgtccaccgtatccttccgtctTTGACCACCTGCTGGATACTGggctcgccgtagagtgcagtgagctcgtggttcatccttctccgcccttcggttcagaaaggggtatgggcgcgttctgccaacttggtcgaggcagatttcttgtgagaacaagttgcatacggacattcaaaagtgcctgaacgaaagatgctacttgtgaggatcacttgaagatcggatggaagatcattcttttttttttagaatattcgcgttcgtctatttgttggtgggggctggctcaccaacacttccggtccgctttagtgctttatgcatcattgtggccaggtgttgttctagtttttccagctgtattgtaaagcatgagcggtgatccttggcattcttgtgtaaattggggtactcggaatgttgatcgatcaccgattattgctggcagatgcagtggaaagtttgtcttaatacgtatcaatcgtctctgacaaacgagaaaaactgacctcactgattacctgtctctgagccaaatttggaatagagtcttcagtctccgattaatcgcttcatgttggatggaggattttaatccaatgggttacatagccgctatccgaatgaagagagtaatgttccgcgtaatatatcacaaatcaaaagaggtgcggtacattacgtggagcggatatactgaattgggtaccagaccaagtccctgctgggtggcacgaaataggtgagccatagacaatagaatcgtcaatgtcgtagggcatagtatgtgactattgtcgaaacaacactatttttggtcattgtccaaccaagatcataagcggcgtctacttacactaagcgcataactatgttagggtcaagattaggatgaaatcattggtaaaatatgataacactttttagtttgtgtagttagttgaactagagttaactttttattgagacattttctgtaggtttattctggattacaatacattagctgtcctttaactgaattattttataacagtaaacaactttattccttcttgataaaagatgtattaacaaaagcatttcaatgtggacaaagtattgccaaactatacatctgatcagatatttttccggtgttaaatttggggtggagagttaaacacttacgtaaaatagttttaaaatgtcagacaaacatcacatgagcacagctaccaatgaaccaaaccttctctactgttttctcattttgccgcttcctatcctcaattgaacttatctgacactagttaggactgtctgtgaaagatccgggtttctaattctgtgtaggacttgttaaaacgggatgcctgatatgtactgcggacaaatgggctggaagtaccgtgaggtcgccattcaccgctcatttaacagcattttcgtaaagtatatgacattaaaaatcgatgTTTGTGAATATTGCattttaatttacgttaacaactcaaccattatgttgttattatagaaaaaatataaaacgattgtaaaatatgtttacaatcgaaaacataaaaattcaaatgtgtcatcacttggctcctattaccgctcatgcatccattcaccgctcataagggatccattcaccgctcactcgattattttttcatggaatcacagaaactatgcatttataaaaacaaaataacttttatttaccaaagtattgataattaatgacgttcagttcatcctgttttgtcaaaatggaatctttaacgggttttacctgttggatgGTTTTTCCACTGTTTGCCCTGAgcagttcccatgttgtcctgcagcgcagtgtgagaaatatgttttgagaacgtgatttcaggtacacccatataaaagcttggtgaaacgaaagttttttaatgtggcagcatgttacattcacttttgttacgatactttactaacatttgatcatttttgtatgattgacccaaaatgagcggtgaatggggcatgagcggtgaatggcgacctcacggtactgagcaatcacaattactgtcgtaataatcatattaaatgcatgcttttctacttacatcccgaacgtcgccaaccggcaaagaggacatgacgaaaaaacgcgagcTGGCCCTAAcaaaactagaaaggcgatgaaaatgcaacgatatggaaacaaaatagatgagaaattatagaccaaatcaaaatctatgaac contains the following coding sequences:
- the LOC115255811 gene encoding myb-like protein Q gives rise to the protein MTEEDLNERRATVPSTSSSTSHHHPHHSQQQQQQQNQPSQRQNHQSPSKRLRPSTSSGSHSSPSSSSSPSSSAAVNPQRSQTQSFGARPDSEVDHKEDKLSRRQHRHREHREDQDKEKSNHHQQQQRRKSQRRRKHSLTPEEEAGKPGRGELQNKASIML